The following coding sequences are from one Schizosaccharomyces osmophilus chromosome 1, complete sequence window:
- the bud23 gene encoding rRNA (guanine-N7-)-methyltransferase Bud23: MSRPEHIAPPEFFYNDEEAGKYNSNTRIQSIQAEMTERAIELLDPEGPSLLLDIGCGSGISTSIAESYGHVAVGMDISPSMLSVALESQEVEGDMLLADMGNGVPFRAGTFDGVISISAIQWLLNADKTCNVPQRRLNRFFETLYSSMRRGGRAVMQYYPESDRSQQMILDTAKKCGFAGGMVVDHPESKRQKKFYLILQAGGMRTLNTSEMSIEDEKVVAKKRKLKRKHDMSTREYIVHKKDLNRKRGRLSVPKDSKYSGRRRKAAF; the protein is encoded by the exons ATGTCAAGACCCGAGCATATCGCACCTCCGGAATTC TTCTACAATGATGAAGAGGCAGGCAAATATAACAGCAA TACTCGTATCCAGTCTATCCAAGCTGAGATGACGGAGCGCGCAATTGAACTACTTGATCCTGAAGGCCCTTCCTTGTTATTGGACATCGGATGTGGGTCTGGAATTTCAACAAGTATAGCTGAAAGTTACGGCCATGTTGCTGTTGGAATGGACATTTCTCCGTCGATGCTTTCCGTTGCCTTGGAGTCCCAAGAAGTTGAAGGTGATATGCTGCTGGCTGATATGGGAAATGGAGTCCCCTTTCGTGCAGGAACCTTTGATGGTGTTATTTCGATCTCTGCAATTCAGTGGTTGCTAAACGCCGATAAGACCTGCAATGTGCCTCAGAGACGATTAAATCGCTTTTTCGAGACGCTGTACAGCAGTATGAGACGTGGAGGCCGAGCGGTTATGCAATATTATCCCGAAAGCGACCGCTCCCAGCAAATGATTCTCGACACAGCGAAGAAGTGCGGATTTGCAGGTGGTATGGTCGTTGATCATCCAGAATCGAAAAGAcagaaaaagttttatttgattCTACAAGCCGGTGGAATGCGGACATTGAATACAAGTGAAATGTCAATTGAAGACGAAAAAGTAGTCGCTAAAAAGCGCAAATTGAAACGGAAGCACGATATGAGCACTCGTGAATATATCGTTCAcaaaaaggatttgaacCGTAAACGTGGTCGGCTTTCCGTGCCCAAAGACTCCAAATACTCTGGACGTCGTAGAAAGGCTGCATTTTGA
- the rpl1101 gene encoding 60S ribosomal protein L11: MAEQAQNPMKELRISKLVLNISLGESGDRLTRAAKVLEQLSGQTPVFSKARYTIRRFGIRRNEKISCHVTVRGPKAEEILERGLKVKEYELKRRNFSATGNFGFGIQEHIDLGIKYDPSIGIYGMDFYVVMDRPGMRVTRRKAQRSRIGFPHKITPEDTVNWFKQKYDALVTGK; encoded by the coding sequence ATGGCAGAGCAGGCACAAAACCCTATGAAGGAGCTCCGTATCTCCAAGTTGGTGCTCAACATTTCCTTGGGCGAATCTGGTGATCGTCTCACCCGTGCCGCAAAGGTTTTGGAGCAACTTTCTGGTCAAACTCCTGTTTTCTCCAAGGCCCGTTACACTATTCGTCGTTTCGGTATCCGCCGTAACGAAAAGATTTCCTGCCATGTCACTGTCCGTGGCCCCAAGGCTGAGGAAATTTTGGAGCGTGGTCTCAAGGTCAAGGAGTACGAGTTGAAGCGTCGCAACTTTTCTGCCACTGGTAACTTCGGCTTCGGTATCCAAGAGCACATTGACTTGGGTATCAAGTACGATCCTTCCATTGGTATTTATGGTATGGATTTCTACGTCGTTATGGACCGTCCCGGTATGCGTGTCACTCGCCGTAAGGCTCAACGCAGCCGTATTGGTTTCCCTCACAAGATCACTCCTGAGGATACCGTCAACTGGTTCAAGCAAAAGTATGATGCTCTTGTTACGGGGAAGTAA